A segment of the Macrobrachium rosenbergii isolate ZJJX-2024 chromosome 8, ASM4041242v1, whole genome shotgun sequence genome:
ttcctgattttctgttttattgttgCATATCAGATGTTAATTCTCAGAAAGTATCCATACATTTaaagattaaagaaattataattttaataattaaatagttattgaaaataagttatcacagtttttgaaaacaATGCTTACCCATTTATAACAGtcatttctagtttttatttgtaCTGATTCTACTGCAATAATAGCAGTTCTCTAACAATAATTATTTGAATACCTTAATTTTTCAGAACTGAACCATTAATATGCTTTTCAAAGTTGCATTATCTTTATTCAGTTCTATGTTACCGTCTAACGCAagtagagaatatttttttttttggggggaggagggtaGTAAACATGAAATTTAAGTTTTTCAATGAATCTTGGATACTTACTGGCATTACAGGGAACTGCACGATGAGGAGTTTGGTTTGGATGCTGTCCTCCTAGCTGAAGGTGGACACGTAGGGGCTCACTGTGCAGTACTGGCTGCAGCGTCTCCTTTCTTGAAGACCATCCTCCTTCATGCTAATGATCACCCAGCTATCATATCTGTCACTGGTAAGATTCATGTTATCTGGTAGTCTTTAGAAGAGCCCTTTTTATGATATTTGAAGCCTTAACTGTAATCTAACACAGTTATGGTGTCACAACTTgttaatagtgtttttatgggcttttcaatatatatatatatatatatatatatatatatatatatatatatatatatatatatatatatatatatatatatatatatatatatatatatatatatatatatatatatatatatgagcaatttttagcaattttttgaTCATAGCTTAAGTCTCATATGAATTTAATCTTCCAGGTACATCATTTTCAACTCTTCAGTCTCTTGTGACCTGTCTATATACAGGGAACATTCCAAATGGTGCTAGTTTGTTTCATCTCATTGAAGCTGCTAAATTGCTTAAGATGGACGAGTTAGCTGCAGTATTGCAGAAAACTTTTTTTGCTCAAGGGGGTTCATTAGACCTACCTCCCAAGTCACAGCAATTGATATCAAGTCAGCGGTCTACAACCACAACAACTGCTAGCACCCAGCAGGGTCTCATTACTTCTCAAGAGCAGCAACCAGAAAAGTTTGGCAAGAAAGTTCGCAGCAACAGATTAGATCAGATTCTCTATCAAAAACTGAATGTGAATCACCTGGCCCCATCAGATATTCCTGAACAACCACCACCTCACCCTCCTCCTTCCCTAGTGCCTCCCTCCCAAGAATCCTCAAGAGTGCCTCCTCTCTTTGACTCATCCCGAGTGCCTATCCTTGAAGCCCCCAGAGTGCCTCCTCCTGACCATGGTGGCATACTAGGTGAGCTCCTCACAAAGGCAGATCCTTTGAGGTCAATATTTTCCAATCCCAGCATCTATTCTGGCATACCTGACCTGTCTTTTGAGGCTTCAAGAGCATCAACCCTTAAACCACTTAATCTCTCGAAATCTAGCAAGACCGAGACATTGACCTCTTCAGCTGCTTCCACGGTATCTTCCTCCACTTGTACTACTACAACTATCCTTAGTTCGACTACCACCAGTTGTAGCCCTTCCTCCACTATGGCATCAAGCCTGGCTTCACAAACTGATCTAACCTTGGCTGGATTAACATCATTGGCCCCAACTCTTCCTGGTAACATGCCTGGTCTCTTAACCCCTCTCACTCCCTCTAATATCTCATCTATGATCTCACCATCTGCTTTAGTTTCCTTATCTACTACTTCTGCACTTGCTTCTTTTGGAGCACAACACTCTGCCATCACATCAAAACCTAAAAGTTCGTGTGGAAATGGAACCAGTCGAAGTCGCAGCACCACCAAAAGCACTTGCAGTGGCAggagtagcagtagcagcagtacaAACACTAGCAGACCAGGTGACAATAGTGGGACTCCTAGTCATAGTTTGCCATTGTTGTACACTTTGAGAAGTGGAATGATGACCCCTGAAATGGCAAAAGAAGTGTATGAGCAATTGAAGATTAATCCACAATTGTCAACCCTTGCTGGATTCAATATCAACAGTATTCCTAACTTGGCAAGTCTTAGTAGTTCAGCCAGTCTTCAGAATTTGGCCAATCTTCACAATTTATCTAGCCTCCAAAGCTTTCCCACCATATTCCCATTCTTGGCATCGACTActgaaaattcacaaataaatacTGTTGAGAGCAGTGGTAGTGctttacatgataaaataataacacTTTCACCCACCGAACCACCACCAAATGATTATAATGTAACTGTAAATTCGACACCCGTAAATGCCAACAATTTAAGCTCAAGTGTGATGACAGCTGAGGATGGTGTTTTGAACCTTAGCAGCAGTGCACAAACTGTACGTAGTGAATCTCCTGGTGTGACAACTTCAGTTGCTGTGGTGGCTGCTACATCTGCTAGCACGGAAGAAGCAACAATTCAAACAACCACAAGTGACAGTGTTGATCAGCCTACAGTTGTGAATGTATCCCCTTCTGAAACAAAAGAGGAGCAAACAGATTCATCTCCTCCCGAGGTTACCAATGTGTCAACAGGCTGTCAGACTGTTGGCCCTATTGATCCCCCTGAAAATTGTGGTACTGTGGTAGTAGCTAGTAGTGACCTGAATTGTACACTTTCAAATGGTTGTTCAGTTTCAGAGGAGACAAAGGCCTCAATACTATCAGGTCAGTTAGATCCAAGCAATTTACCTTTACTCTTGATGACCTCTAATGGACCTTTAACTAGTATTTCTCAGACACAGACAAGTATTGCCGAGAACATTGAAACAACACCTGATGTCCAGGCTGTTTTGTCCAAGGTaagttgaaaaaaattgttatttacaTGGTAGTTCAGTGGGTACTAATAGTTTTCTGTAATGAAATATGTTATAGGAGTTGCATGAGACTTGTACATTATGTAGATTACGCAGTGAGAAGTACATTATGTAGATTATGCAGGAATAattcattctatatttttttttttgatgctttGAATAAATCTGAAGGAATTCCATACTGCCattgaaattaaagtaaaattaatttatttcatcaggACCCATCATTGATGAGTTCAGAAGGAGCTGATACTGGCGATGATACTAGCAGTATTGAGGTTGTTGATGAGATACCAGGGATTAGTCAGGCACTTCAGAATCGTAAAGCTATGTTCCATGCTGGGCATGTAAGTAATTTAAAggtaaactaaaattttttttcatgttttgttctATGATAATTTGAAAGTTGTCCTAGAAACATTGAAATGATTATAGATGGCATGTAATTTCAACCTAATAAACTGTATCCATCTCTACAGATGGGCCGTAAAAGAAAAGGATGTGGAGACTGTGAGGGCTGTCAAGTTGTGGAGGATTGTGGGCAGTGTCGTTTTTGCCGTGATAAAGCAAAATTTGGTGGTCCTAACAGGCTTAAACAAGTTTGTGTATATAAGCGTTGCGTTCATGCAGAATTAGAACCTGAGGACTCAAAGAAAAAACGCAAGGTGATACAATGTATTTGAATCAAAATTCTATTCTTAGTCATTGATGATGCTTTGATTTCTGTAATTATTGCTACACACAGCTGAGTATTTTTTTCTCCTACAGATTCAAGTGAGTCACATTGCTGTTTTATTGCAATATTAGTCCATTAGTGTTTCAGTAGCAGTtggtgtaaaataatttttttccctttttacttgTAAATTACAGAGCAGTGGAAAGAAAGGTCGTGGAAAATGTGGAGGCTGTGATGGTTGTCAAAGAACCACAGATTGCAATGAGTGTTATGCTTGCCTTCATAATGCAGCCACTCAACCCCCAGCTCGTAGAAAGGTAaccttttttcaagttttaaaactaGTTTCAGGTTGATTACCTCTATTCCATTGTgaatgcatagtatatatattttgttggaaATACATAGTGTTTTAAATTGGTTTTTGttctctactttttcttttaccatcTTAACATGGTTCATTAGTTTTCCTTAAGTTTCATAATTTATACCATTAACTGTAGTCATATTGTATCAGGTTTGTGAAATGAGAGTGTGCGAACAGCAGCAGATGGAAGAAGTTCGTGCAACCCTCAGTGTTGCTGGGGAACCATCCCCATATTCCACAGATTCTCTTATGGCAGAAGGCATTATTAGTTCTGGAACGTCAAGTCCAACCCCAGACGGACAGCCTAGTACTCACAATGATAAAATGAAACTCATGCgaaaaatgctgaaaaagaaGTTTGCCCAGCCATATAGTCGAGTAAGCCCATCCAAGGTCAGCATTTTCATGGTCTTTCAGTGATTTACTAATTATAACGGAGGTGTGAGTGGTACAGATCATGATTGACAAAATTTCAATGAATTGATAGATGTTATTGGTACGtttctctttattaaaaattGAGGAAATTGATCATTGTCACTCTTAGCTACTGTTTTCTTTCAGGTACGAACTAAATATTACTGTGGGGAATGTCCTGGCTGTCAAACTACGACACCATGTGGAAACTGTCTTTATTGCGAAGATATGCCAAAGTTTGGAGGGCCTGGTAGATACAGACAGGTAAGGTTGATCCACGATAATGTTGAGATGCAATCACTTAAAAGGTTTGCAGTAAATTTCTTTTATCTAGTGTATTTGCTTTGTATGGAAAACTGTGAAGAGATGATTATATAACAGTGCAACAAGCATACCGTACATTAAACTTAAGACCTGATAGTTATACACTATACTGAATGGAAGAACCTCCTCAGTTATGCAGAGGGACCACAGAATTCTAATGTACATTTTGAGATTACTCAAATTTCCCACATTTTCAGAAATGTGTTAAGCAGTTGTGTGTGTATCACCCTCGTCTACAAGCACTGAAGCTCTCTAATCGTTCAAAGATTACATATGATGAACAACACATTTCTCCTGAGACACTTAATCACTTGGGAAATGTGGTGCAATCGGGACATGAGGAACCAATTGTAATAGGGTGTGACATCCATCCTAATATTAAAACAGACACTGAATATGATCACCTACGAGGTGTGGAAACTGTAGAGACTGATCTCACTGAAGGAGAAGATAGCAATGCTGCCCTACATGTAAGTACAATAATCTCTTACAAAGTCAGAAAATCAATCAGGTTATTAGTAGGCTGAATATTAACTGGTTACTGTTTCTTGGGTTTTATATACCTAATCTCTGGAATATagtgttaatattattagtattctgGTACTTATATAATCTTAATAAGTTCATGTACGTCAAgcacttttccatttttcatagttttattactGTGACTAACTGTGGGGAACTAGCATTTTTAGTCATCTGTTCCTCACTAGTAAATAGTCATGCTTTTATGTTGTTAACAGTATTTGCTGATACGCATTTTATATTGCTTCTAGTTTTATCCTTTTCAATTTACACCCctttcttctgttccttttaCTCATTGAGGTCAGGGTTTATTTTATAGGTATTGTATTCACCTAATTATTAAGGTTTCTTTACTAGTCATTTGATACAGTAAAACATCATCAAAGGAAAATAAGTCATTCAGAGGTTTAGCATTGTCTTTATTATGAAGGAAACAGGATTTATGACTACAACAATTTGGCTGTGCAGCCATAGTACTTATGTAGGTTTTTTCTGTCCTTGTAAACTCACTGATTCTTTCAAGGGGCACATacatttttacctaataattgctttcactctctgtctctgctTGGTAAGTGTACTAGTAGAGATACCTGAAATGGTTTcccaatatttcttttcctttagtCATTAGTAGAACCGTCGACTTGTTTGCCACATTCAggtaccatgtatatatatatattaaataaagtgtaactttcatttagattttaattaggttaatgtttcattgtatttaggttgggctgcattttttttttcattcctacaATTTTGCAATGTAGAAATGTGTAGTTAATTCTGCTTTTGTGGAAATGTCATTATTCTATCCTACTTAGAAATTTCATATTCTTGAGTTTGTTAAAAGATCTGAGTGTAAACCTTCACAGAATGGTTAAGATAAGTCTTCCAAATTTATCCCTAACAGGTTGAAACAATCTTAGAAGAACTCCCTGTTGAGAAACAAGAACCCATATTTGGTATAGAACACACTGCAAGCGAGAATTTAATAAATCCGGAGACGGCATCAGATGTATGTCCATCACCAACTAAGACAGAGGAAAATGATGGTAGTGATGATATTCCAACTGTTGTAACTTCCATTCCTGAACCTGTTCTTCCAGTGGTTGTTGATGATACACTTGATTCCACACCCCAAGTAATAACTCCTCCAACTGAAACCATACCTACTCCAGAACCTGTCTGTGAGTCTCCCCCTCCTACCACTACTCAGCCTCCAGTTGCCACATATTGTACACTTACTTTGCCATCTGTATCTGAAACAAACAATGCTGCTGTATCTGTTCCTTCTGATTCTAGCCTTAATGTAGTGGCTGTTTCAAATATCCCAACCCCACCTGCAGTAAGGTCTCCCACACCTACAGACCATAAAGAAGGTTCTAGCATTGATATTGAAGTAGAGGAAATAGAGgaagatgttgatgatgatgacgaggagGCTGGTTCTGATGCCTCTGATGTTCCTTCACCTCCATCTACACCATCACCACCTGCTAGGTCTAGAGGACGGGGACGTCAAAGAGGGCGAGGTCGTCCTCAGGGTAAAACCAATAGGCATCTTACTGCTTCTGCAAAGAAAGAGAAGGTTATGCGAAGAGGACGCAGGCGTAGGACCACAAGATTTACTTTGGAGCCTGATGATAACTCTGGTTAGTCCCAGAAAAGcattgaaaattcattttggattttaaagttttgttgtaCCCAGCCcttattcatttttgttgagttgccaaaaaaattttttttgtatttttaactaaCTATTACATCCATCCTTACAACAAAGTGCTGTTAGTTTACCTATATGAAAATGATAGTCATCATTTTATAACATCACTTTAGAATTTTTAGGGCAGATCAGTGCAGAGACATGTACCTCTCTAAAGAAATGTGTAAATCGTAAATCCTGTCTTATTAAACTCTTAATAGTATTACTGTATAGTGTGAATAGCTACAATTACAAATACTATAAACCAAATATACTAATTGAGATTGGTACTGGTTAGAGAAATTCATCATGGTTTTAGAAATgtttgaaacatttttaaatgaagCAATGGGGAGAAAAAGCTCTAAAGCAAAATATAGCACAATCATGTTTTTTACCAAAATGTAATACACAAAGCACAgttctgtaaataattattttcatttatatttatgtgtgattAGTCATCTGTAGAGGAGTTGTGTTCTTACAtggtaagaaaatttttttttgtttttttagagatTAGCCCAAGCCAAGAAGTATTAGCTACTAGCccacattttttatttcctggaaGTGAAGAACATTCAACTGGTCAACCAATATGAAGGAATTTGTTAGCTTCAAGGGAATGGGGCAGTTGCCTGGATCTTCATGTTATGAGgaactttcttttaaatgaatttgtGACTGAAGGATATCAATTTCCATTTAAACTGCTTTTTCTATATGATTTTCTTGGGCTTCGCAAATCTCATGAAGAACCTTGCTGGGAATGTAAGGATTAGATTACTTGTAAGATGTTAATGTGAATGAGTGTAAACAGGTGTAAGGAAGGTCTTTAAGtggaaaagtttaaagaaatggatgCGAGGTAATGGAAGACAAAGACATATACCACTGCCAAGTacaccagttttatatatatgaaagtaactGACGGAGATACGCAAGCACTGATCTTAGACAGATGTGTGGGTCAAGTATGTATAAAGCTATTTGGCGAGAAGTTGATagagagaaaatgggagaaaTATTTGGGGCATGAATGGAAGGACTCATTGATGGGTGTCATGTTTCTtgggctttttattttgttcctacacaaatacaaaccctcggtctttacatatggaaatacCTTTAGTGCAGCTGGAAAACCGGTCATTCAATATAACAATGttgttaggcagttaactaccggaCAATCGGTTGGGTGATATCCACCCTTCCGTCGCCCAGTACATTACAGTACTTACCTTCTGGCCATCATCGGAGTTCTGCTCTGCCCGCTGGCTGGTTTTCGCCATACCATCCGAgtctttttgcctttttcttttcttgtgtgaTTCTTATGTATAATTTGTGTTTTGAAATAATGCAAACCCACAAATCATCTCAGCCTAAGAAGGGGGAAGCCTCGTGTCATGCGGCAATGCGTCTTGTGAGCGCTTCTCCCCTATTGAAACTGATCCTCACTCACTATGCACTCATTACAGTCAGCATGAGTGCAGTCAAGATAGTTCTTGTGACGAGTGTCATTCCTGGCCCTCAGTGCAATGGGTgcagtttgtttgaaagaggaaatacaagaagaaagtCGCTTCTCGTGCGTTGTTGGGGGGTTACGCCGCCGGTGACGCCGAAGATTGCTAACCCCTCTAGTTCCTTCCTTCTTCCAATTGCAGCTGCTTCTTGTTGCTACATCTCCCCAAGGGAAGTCACTCCCTCACATTCTCTATTGCTCGGTCAATTGAGAGTTGGGGGTATGACAACTCCCAGATGGGCTCTGTTCATGGGGGGGGACTTCCCTTCAGAGCAAAGACAGTCAGTCTCTGACCCAACTTTTTCAGGTTTGGGGGAGATTCAACATTCATTAGGGGAGCGAAGGAACTTTGGTCTTCCCGGAGAGGGTTGATATCACACCTCAGTGCTGCCTAATCTACTCCTGTGACTGCTGCTTCTATAACTGTGACTGTGGCCACAGTTAAACATTGACTGGGACCACGGCCGTGGCCCCAACAGTCAAGAACCCGGTGCGGATTGCATTGACCTCCATGCTCCCTTCCAACATCCTCTTCCTCAGGGGATGCTCTCCTCCAGGCCTTGGTGGAGAAATACCAATGAGACAAGAAGAAATCGTCATCGAGTTCTAgcgcctcctccccttcttcttccaaaggTCCTGTTATGGGGACAGACCACAGGAAGGAGGTCGCTTTCCCATCGTAAGAAGGCCCCTAGGCCTTCGTATGATCAGCCTTCTTCCACGGAAGAGGCACTGGGATCTCTCACTAGCTCTCCATCCTTGGACAGGGGAACCACGTCACAGGGCTCTCCGGACCTACATGATGTGGGAGCTACAGGTGCATGAGTCTCCAGGGATACCCATGTCACCAATACTGGTCCTCAAAAGTCACCTTCTAAGGCCAGTAATGAAACTTTCTCCTCTGGAACTGTCGTACAGGGTTCTAAGGAACCCCATGCCACGGCTGCTGTGCGCACGTGGGGCTCCACAGAGACTCGTGTCACCAATACCAGTTCCAGTACATCTTCATAAACTTTACTGGTAAAGAGGTTCTTCCACTGCTGCACAACATCCTACAAACTCCCATGACAGTGTTGAGTGCTCACGATCCGTAGCCGCAGACGATAACATGTTCGTGCGAGAGAGAGCAAGTCCACAGCCTGCAAGCACTGCCTCCCCCCCCAACAAACATTCCTGCAAAGAAACACTGCCAGGATCCCGAAAAGGTGGAGCTAACCTTCGAGCCCACTCGCCTGGAAAAGCCAAGAGGAGGTTCCCCAAACAGTCCTCTCCCATAGAGGCCACAACCTCTTAAAGACCGTAGCACATCTTTGAGGTAGCACCCATTCATTGCTGTGTGACTGTACACGGTTGCACAAGCGTAAACAGTCTTGTGAATGGGTCTGCTCTCTTCAGGACAGCCCCCATGCACATTCTCCTAAACAGATATGTTCTCCCAGACCTGTGCAGTTGTTTTTACCATGGACTGATAACCATTCATGGCCTTCCTCTCCTGTTGGGGCTTCAGCCTCCAGCAGGTTCGTGAAGGGTGCTGTGCCCCTCTCAACTGTCCCTTCAACCTCCATGGGATATGCTGGGAGGCGTGATTCGGATAGGCCAAAGGACTCGGGATCGGAAGTGTTCGCCCTTCAATCTCAGCCCCCCAACAAGAGCTTACATTCCTGGTTCGGTCCTAGGGTCCGAACAATCGTACGCTTGAGTGGTAGAGAGGGGATCAGGGGTTTCTGACGTGGGTCTCTCTCCTGCTGGGAGAGTAGCCTAGGAGGATCGTGACCTGGAAGGGCTTGAGGGCCCTTTTCCTCAGGACATGGACATTCCCGAACTACAGAGGACCTGCGTTGAGATTGTTTAAATTGATGCGTCAGTATAACGATCTCGGGGAAGAGACTGTGAAACTCCCGTGGATCGTCCCTCTGCCTCCAAAGATTTTTGGGGACCACACAAGGAACCCAATGCTTCTTTGGGCCTCCCATGGTTGGATCTTGATGAGGGGATCCTGGGCCAAGTGAGTTCTCTGGTTTCTGGGGAGGAGAACTCACTTAATTCAAGCCACTCTTTTAAGatatttcctcctcctttccctcatCAGAAGCGTTTCTACACACCCTCGGAGAGGCCAGTGccgaccaaacaggttgaccctgACCTGGTTCGTCTGGGCCCAGGTCTGTCGCTGGACCAATGTCGTGCTGAGGGAGTCTACCTCTTGCAGCAGGAGTCAGTGGCTTTGGAAtcgactgccatggcagcattccaaGCAGTCTCTTAGCTAAAACAGTGGATGATGTCCGTGTCCAGGATCGCTTCCTCGTCGCCTTTGAGTTCAAGGAACCTTAAAGAGGAAGCTACCTTCAAGAAACTGATGTTTTCTGGAGGTAGAGCAGTTttctacctagcccaccagacagcaaacctatGGGCAAACTTGGTGTTGAAAATAAGGGACACAGTCCTGACTCAAATCTCCAAGTTTGTTGGTTCTAAGTGGGCCTTGGCCTTGAGGAAcagaccgttgctgggttccgctTCTCTCTTTCCTAAAAGATCGAGTGGATGCCATGGTAGACAGAAGACGGGCCGAAAACAACAAACATCTTGCCCACCACAGTGGCAAAGACCTGCGTGCCACTACAGCCCAACCTGCAGGTCAGGTTGGCACTTCCTCTACGGGTCCTAGGAAATACCAGGCTTCAAAGAGCCCTGCCAGGGAAGGCATGCAACCAGCATCCCTTTCTCCCCCCTCTTCCCAGCCTGGGAGAGGGGGCAAGGAGGATGCTAGGGCTGGCATTCCTCCCCACATCTCCCAATGGTGGAGGGGGTtcctgttgagccattgggcaacatggcagcaatacGGAGCAAAGCCTGGGTAGTGAATGTCCTTCGGGAAGGATATTTACTCCCCTTCGAGTCTCCGCCACCTCTCACCAACCACCCACTCCATCTCCAAACAATGTTCTCCACTCACTGAAGGATCTCACCCTATGGGGGGAGGTGGAATCGATGCTGGAGAAAGGTGCCGTGGAAGTTGTGACAGATCGGTCTCCGGGCTTTTACAGCGGTCTCCTTCTCATTAAGAAAGTGTCAGAGGGGTGGAGACCGGTCCTAGACCTTTCTTCCCTGAACCAATTTGTTTGCCAGACTCAGTTCATGATGAAAACAACACACTCAGTGCTCACGGCCATCAGGGAGTCTGACTTCATGCTTTCGGTGGACCttaaggatgcatatttccaaatacacATCCATCAGTCCTCACACAGGTACCTCTGCTTTATCCTAGGGGAAACGGTATTCCAGTTcaggtgttccagttcagggcactttgtttcaggcTCTCAGGTGCTCCACAGGTGTTCACCCTTGTGTTGacttgggcccattcacacggGATACATCTTGTGAGGTACCTTGacgattggctagtcctggcgagctcttgTTCACATTTACTCCAGGACAGGGATCAGCTTCTCAAGTTTTGCCACAGCTTGGGAGCTGTGAGAAGTCTGAcctcatacccaagcagaggataatgtacctgggcatgctgagaGATACAACAGCAGTAAGAGTTTTTCCCTCAGACTTGCATGTCATCAAGTTCAGGGAGGTGATGCGATCATTCCTGTCAaggcaggaacaaccagctcagcAGTGGCAAGTCGTTCTTGGCCAtctgtcatccttggagaagctggtccttcATGGGCGGCTTCACCTTCATTCTCTTCAGTGGAAAATGGAGTCCTGGTCTCCAGTAAGGGACTCGCAGTACCTTCCCATTCCTCTTTTgaaggaagtgagacaggacttagcctggtggctGGGCAACAGGAACTTAGTAATAGGAGTGTCTGCACTCTCCCCTTCCCGAGATGATGCTTTTCTCAgatgcatcaaaggaagggatggggcacacacctggaagagctgctggtttcaggtgtgtgggaTCAGAACGATAAGTGCCTCCACATCAAAACTCGAGGAAGTTCCGAAATTGAGTGATGGGGCACTTCGTAGTACTGATGAGCGACAGTACAATGGTGGTGGAATAGGTCAACATGCAAGGGGGACTGGTATCCCTCCAGCTCCACAAGTTGACAGTGCAGGTACACGAGTGAGTGGTTGCACACACACTGGAGttatcagccagatacattccctGGTATTCGTGGGGAATTGGGACCACACCCACCCACGAATACTGAAACCTTCCTTCAAAAAACAcatataactgcttattttaatagttcaaacaccaaatgtataccttaaactacatcctacaccaaatataccttaaactatcatctaaaacactaaagtcatcttacaacattacccttaaaaatgttCAGTCAGTCCCCACCTATTCGCAGacttttctgtggaacgtatttccacattattcatggaatt
Coding sequences within it:
- the LOC136840608 gene encoding uncharacterized protein isoform X1, with protein sequence MESGARSILPDRMEGPKPHFPLRLDDSATSMLPDRGKSPLTLAIDATTTQLNSVAESFKTHFPHGTDGTKSFLLQNLEGTMALLAARGVDAPYPITLDGMRPFLPYGGSGDSVKSYLQERLDKPHKSVRDRKDIKCSGSDRTTTTSSSSVATSVGGDIKRFHHHHHHDRSREHKSSNSHSIKKVPLPKSQLSNPRHDANLTHAIRELHDEEFGLDAVLLAEGGHVGAHCAVLAAASPFLKTILLHANDHPAIISVTGTSFSTLQSLVTCLYTGNIPNGASLFHLIEAAKLLKMDELAAVLQKTFFAQGGSLDLPPKSQQLISSQRSTTTTTASTQQGLITSQEQQPEKFGKKVRSNRLDQILYQKLNVNHLAPSDIPEQPPPHPPPSLVPPSQESSRVPPLFDSSRVPILEAPRVPPPDHGGILGELLTKADPLRSIFSNPSIYSGIPDLSFEASRASTLKPLNLSKSSKTETLTSSAASTVSSSTCTTTTILSSTTTSCSPSSTMASSLASQTDLTLAGLTSLAPTLPGNMPGLLTPLTPSNISSMISPSALVSLSTTSALASFGAQHSAITSKPKSSCGNGTSRSRSTTKSTCSGRSSSSSSTNTSRPGDNSGTPSHSLPLLYTLRSGMMTPEMAKEVYEQLKINPQLSTLAGFNINSIPNLASLSSSASLQNLANLHNLSSLQSFPTIFPFLASTTENSQINTVESSGSALHDKIITLSPTEPPPNDYNVTVNSTPVNANNLSSSVMTAEDGVLNLSSSAQTVRSESPGVTTSVAVVAATSASTEEATIQTTTSDSVDQPTVVNVSPSETKEEQTDSSPPEVTNVSTGCQTVGPIDPPENCGTVVVASSDLNCTLSNGCSVSEETKASILSGQLDPSNLPLLLMTSNGPLTSISQTQTSIAENIETTPDVQAVLSKDPSLMSSEGADTGDDTSSIEVVDEIPGISQALQNRKAMFHAGHVSNLKMGRKRKGCGDCEGCQVVEDCGQCRFCRDKAKFGGPNRLKQVCVYKRCVHAELEPEDSKKKRKSSGKKGRGKCGGCDGCQRTTDCNECYACLHNAATQPPARRKVCEMRVCEQQQMEEVRATLSVAGEPSPYSTDSLMAEGIISSGTSSPTPDGQPSTHNDKMKLMRKMLKKKFAQPYSRVSPSKVRTKYYCGECPGCQTTTPCGNCLYCEDMPKFGGPGRYRQKCVKQLCVYHPRLQALKLSNRSKITYDEQHISPETLNHLGNVVQSGHEEPIVIGCDIHPNIKTDTEYDHLRGVETVETDLTEGEDSNAALHVETILEELPVEKQEPIFGIEHTASENLINPETASDVCPSPTKTEENDGSDDIPTVVTSIPEPVLPVVVDDTLDSTPQVITPPTETIPTPEPVCESPPPTTTQPPVATYCTLTLPSVSETNNAAVSVPSDSSLNVVAVSNIPTPPAVRSPTPTDHKEGSSIDIEVEEIEEDVDDDDEEAGSDASDVPSPPSTPSPPARSRGRGRQRGRGRPQGKTNRHLTASAKKEKVMRRGRRRRTTRFTLEPDDNSDFEDQLAMSDIQDENSTEESVGGSQVAEGVQSDTGASDATQEVSSASLSPETTTQKQNYSQTFVGRPKSIEPDVFEFHDSQENVITNSHETTYSLKHNTPFVFRDEESSQGGRDVNENLGSVGETASA